Proteins from one Lepidochelys kempii isolate rLepKem1 chromosome 6, rLepKem1.hap2, whole genome shotgun sequence genomic window:
- the LOC140912589 gene encoding uncharacterized protein: MESVEKWHKDFIAFKLLDKKCNSKRNGVTGLIVKHLEKTFKMPSSLQISSSVALSQHCTGSCPNLMMNRNEALNRRPDNVSPAPQLPTRKHRTLCFSLSSDGDGHSDVPGWRRSLQAQMEQAHSGGTASSTGSLERASLFCASRSNSSSSSTLSSPVGPLTKAKSSSRFSLFSPPFWNSSAELDSNPQSYSSSKKSRNYSQRGGAKPEEPSDPKPGGPEYFNFSEPVIARVMDCIYLGNLNAAYCGRVLCRNNIDSIIDMSSLPSNCSLSVIPCTCSRGGLRHSWSRLKVDIQGPLNGECPALREPCFWDINECIEASLEKRKRVLIHCLDGYSLAPTCVIQYLMVKLNMRLMAAYEFVRARYPLNIHECHRDMLVGLERSLQPGDVDMERLKHSMSRKVAWT; the protein is encoded by the exons GCTTGattgtaaagcaccttgagaaAACCTTTAAGATGCCCAGCTCCTTGCAGATCTCCTCCTCGGtggctctctcccagcactgcacaG GCTCCTGTCCAAACTTGATGATGAATAGGAACGAAGCGCTCAATCGAAGGCCTGACAATGtgtcccctgcaccccagctgcccACCAGGAAACATCGAACGCTCTGCTTTTCGCTCTCGTCGGATGGGGATGGCCACTCTGATGTCCCGGGgtggcggaggagtctgcaggcTCAG ATGGAGCAGGCTCACAGTGGAGGAACAGCCAGCAGCACAGGGTCTCTGGAGCGGGCGTCCCTTTTCTGTGCCTCTAGATCCAATTCTTCCTCTAGTTCTACCCTATCCAGTCCCGTGGGTCCACTCACCAAAGCCAAATCCTCCAGCCGGTTCTCCCTGTTCTCTCCACCATTTTGGAACAGCAGTGCCGAGCTGGATTCCAACCCTCAGTCCTACTCCAGCTCCAAGAAGTCCCGCAACTACAGCCAGAGGGGGGGTGCAAAGCCTGAGGAACCCAGCGACCCAAAGCCAGGAGGACCGGAATACTTTAACTTCTCGGAGCCGGTCATCGCCAGGGTGATGGACTGCATCTACCTGGGGAACCTCAATGCGGCCTACTGCGGGAGGGTGCTGTGCAGGAACAACATCGACAGCATCATCGACATGAGCAGCCTGCCCAGCAACTGCAGCCTGAGTGTCATTCCATGCACATGCAGCCGAGGAGGGCTCCGGCACAGCTGGTCCCGCCTCAAGGTGGACATCCAGGGCCCCCTGAATGGGGAATGTCCTGCCCTGAGGGAGCCTTGCTTCTGGGACATCAATGAGTGCATTGAAGCCTCTCTGGAGAAAAGGAAGCGGGTTCTCATCCACTGCCTAGATGGCTATTCCCTGGCCCCTACCTGTGTCATCCAATACCTGATGGTGAAACTCAACATGAGGCTGATGGCAGCTTATGAGTTTGTGAGGGCCAGGTACCCGCTGAACATCCATGAGTGCCATCGGGATATGCTGGTGGGCCTGGAGAGATCCCTGCAGCCTGGAGATGTGGACATGGAGCGCTTGAAGCATTCCATGTCCCGGAAGGTAGCATGGACTTAA